In Hyalangium minutum, a genomic segment contains:
- a CDS encoding zinc dependent phospholipase C family protein, giving the protein MRLNGQLLVLEMAVRELDAPRVRRYRKALILGALREDVFFVPGVRVVFEHLSLSHFYGPGLPGGFLPFLWPGARWKTERFFSRAVALYRQGRVPAAFLELGRACHVLTDMACPVHVHRVAHESDPYEWYVDAHMEQLATLRVPSAPQAQRPSELVEGLARFTQQFTPDRTHNLLGRWLMKRGLRKPVPRHELAEQAERIIPMAASHVAGLLRLFLHATDALTPSPATLRADPASGFRPRWRRAP; this is encoded by the coding sequence ATGCGACTGAACGGGCAGCTCCTCGTCCTGGAGATGGCCGTGCGTGAGCTCGATGCTCCGCGGGTTCGCCGCTACCGCAAGGCGCTCATCCTCGGTGCCCTGCGGGAGGATGTCTTCTTTGTCCCGGGGGTGCGCGTCGTCTTCGAGCACCTCTCGCTGAGCCACTTCTACGGCCCGGGCCTGCCGGGAGGGTTCCTGCCCTTCCTGTGGCCGGGCGCTCGTTGGAAGACCGAGCGGTTCTTCTCCAGAGCCGTCGCTCTCTATCGTCAGGGCCGGGTGCCTGCGGCGTTCCTCGAGCTGGGCCGCGCCTGCCATGTGCTGACGGACATGGCCTGTCCCGTCCACGTGCACCGGGTCGCCCACGAGAGCGATCCCTATGAGTGGTACGTCGACGCGCACATGGAGCAGCTGGCCACGCTGCGTGTTCCGAGCGCCCCTCAGGCGCAGCGCCCTTCGGAGCTGGTCGAGGGGCTGGCCCGCTTCACGCAGCAGTTCACTCCGGATCGCACTCACAACCTGCTCGGACGCTGGTTGATGAAGCGGGGACTCCGGAAGCCGGTGCCTCGCCACGAGCTGGCGGAGCAGGCCGAGCGGATCATCCCCATGGCGGCCAGCCATGTCGCGGGCCTGCTGCGCCTGTTCCTGCACGCGACGGACGCGCTTACGCCGTCTCCAGCCACTCTCCGAGCCGATCCAGCGTCTGGTTTCCGCCCTCGATGGCGCCGTGCTCCCTGA
- a CDS encoding SRPBCC family protein: protein MHATTPEVSSTADREIIITRVFNAPRERVFKAWTDPKHVDRWWGPRGFTNQTFEMDVRPGGVWRYMMHSAEHGNYPNRIVYLEVVKPERLVYDHDADDGNPPHFRVTVTFADKGQKTELTMRSVFPTAAARDKVIREHGAIEGGNQTLDRLGEWLETA, encoded by the coding sequence ATGCACGCCACCACCCCTGAAGTGTCGAGCACCGCCGATCGCGAGATCATCATCACGCGCGTCTTCAACGCGCCGCGAGAGCGGGTGTTCAAGGCCTGGACGGATCCGAAGCACGTGGATCGCTGGTGGGGCCCGCGAGGCTTCACGAACCAGACGTTCGAGATGGACGTGCGGCCAGGCGGTGTGTGGCGCTACATGATGCACTCCGCCGAGCACGGCAACTACCCGAACAGGATCGTCTACCTGGAGGTCGTGAAGCCCGAGCGGCTCGTCTACGACCACGACGCCGATGACGGGAACCCTCCCCACTTCCGGGTGACGGTGACCTTCGCCGACAAGGGCCAGAAGACGGAGCTGACCATGCGCTCGGTCTTCCCGACAGCTGCGGCGCGCGACAAGGTCATCAGGGAGCACGGCGCCATCGAGGGCGGAAACCAGACGCTGGATCGGCTCGGAGAGTGGCTGGAGACGGCGTAA
- a CDS encoding ArsR/SmtB family transcription factor — protein sequence MASAQLDLTFSALADPTRRAILARLSRGEASVLELAEPFDMSLPAISKHLKVLERAGLITRGRDAQRRPCRLQAAPLKAVADWTEHFRRAWEESFDRLDEYLQEMQEEEEDHDDQKK from the coding sequence TCGGCCCTGGCCGACCCCACGCGGCGGGCGATCCTGGCGCGCCTCTCTCGAGGAGAGGCCTCGGTCCTGGAGCTGGCGGAGCCGTTCGACATGAGCCTGCCGGCCATCTCCAAGCACCTGAAGGTGCTGGAGCGCGCGGGGCTGATCACACGGGGCCGGGATGCGCAGCGGCGTCCCTGCCGGCTGCAAGCGGCGCCTCTCAAAGCGGTGGCGGACTGGACGGAGCACTTCCGCCGCGCCTGGGAAGAGAGCTTCGACCGGCTCGACGAGTACCTACAAGAGATGCAGGAGGAGGAAGAGGACCATGACGACCAGAAGAAGTGA